From one Micromonospora siamensis genomic stretch:
- the rmuC gene encoding DNA recombination protein RmuC, producing MSFSTVAVVVLCLAAGGALGWLAARSRSAADIARLEATLAATREGEGRLEQSMRALSYEATAQSQEAVARAVAPLHDTLRRYEQRVGELERDRVDAYAELREQVRSMSTVSGELRTETKQLVAALRAPQVRGRWGEHQLRRIVEAAGMLEHCDFNEQVTAATDHQGVRPDLVVRLHGGRTVVVDAKAPFDAYLTAMEAGDERGRDTHLDAHARHLRGHVDALAAKTYWAAFDSTPEFVVLFVPADPFLDVALQRDPTLLEHAFARNVVLATPATLVALLRTVAYSWRQEVLARNAVAVHSLARELYGRLATLGEHVGKLGSSLGGAVTAYNRAVGSLEARVLVSARKLAELGVSDQELATPAQVELAPRQPQAPELLEPSTVTGVDGRPSESDLHR from the coding sequence ATGAGCTTCTCGACGGTGGCCGTGGTGGTGCTCTGTCTCGCCGCCGGTGGCGCGCTCGGCTGGCTGGCCGCGCGGTCGCGGTCGGCCGCCGACATCGCCCGGCTGGAGGCCACGCTCGCCGCCACCCGGGAGGGCGAGGGCCGGCTGGAGCAGTCGATGCGGGCGTTGAGCTACGAGGCGACCGCCCAGTCGCAGGAGGCGGTGGCCCGGGCGGTGGCCCCGCTGCACGACACCCTGCGCCGCTACGAGCAGCGCGTCGGCGAGCTGGAGCGCGACCGGGTCGACGCCTACGCCGAACTGCGCGAGCAGGTCCGCTCGATGAGCACCGTCTCGGGCGAGCTGCGCACCGAGACCAAGCAGCTGGTGGCCGCGCTGCGCGCCCCGCAGGTGCGCGGCCGGTGGGGCGAGCACCAGCTGCGCCGGATCGTCGAGGCCGCCGGCATGCTGGAGCACTGCGACTTCAACGAGCAGGTCACCGCCGCCACCGACCACCAGGGGGTACGCCCCGACCTGGTGGTCCGGCTGCACGGCGGCCGGACGGTGGTGGTGGACGCCAAGGCGCCCTTCGACGCCTACCTCACCGCGATGGAGGCGGGCGACGAGCGGGGCCGCGACACCCACCTCGACGCGCACGCGCGGCACCTGCGGGGGCACGTGGACGCGCTGGCCGCGAAGACCTACTGGGCGGCGTTCGACAGCACCCCCGAGTTCGTGGTGCTCTTCGTGCCGGCGGACCCGTTCCTCGACGTGGCGTTGCAGCGCGATCCGACGCTGCTGGAGCACGCCTTCGCCCGCAACGTGGTGCTGGCCACCCCGGCGACCCTGGTCGCGTTGCTGCGCACGGTGGCCTACTCGTGGCGGCAGGAGGTGCTGGCCCGCAACGCGGTGGCGGTGCACTCGCTGGCCCGCGAGCTGTACGGCCGGCTGGCCACCCTCGGCGAGCACGTCGGGAAGCTCGGCTCGTCGCTCGGCGGGGCGGTCACGGCGTACAACCGGGCGGTGGGGTCGTTGGAGGCGCGGGTGCTGGTCAGTGCGCGCAAGCTCGCCGAGCTGGGCGTCTCCGACCAGGAGTTGGCGACCCCCGCCCAGGTGGAGTTGGCCCCGCGCCAGCCGCAGGCCCCCGAGCTGCTCGAACCCTCCACCGTGACCGGTGTGGACGGCCGACCGTCCGAGTCGGACCTCCACCGTTGA
- a CDS encoding S8 family serine peptidase translates to MSKPRIGRARKPVALVASAVTAGALTLAFAGNPANAEPAPTDVPKSSSVGWTPTDAERLAEARANGDETVTLLVGAVSGQAGTAASGLTALGATVVYQDNDLGYLRAKVPTDRVERVTGLSGVQTVEIDAAVPVPDPEPEGTQPVAPQPAPGAGTPKANPYMPIEDMGAATFTADHPTLDGRGVTVGILDTGVDLSHPALQKTTTGERKITDWVTYTHPTDDADPTWISMTTSVAGPTFTQGGRSWTAPGNTSYRFGVFNERDVNLGGEVGNDVNRDGNPAGSSGLFGVLWDGGSNVWVDADQDGSFADEKAMTDYKVRNDVGTFGTDDPATAINESMPFVVQVDGKNKFVNIGIVSGAHGSHVAGITAANGLFGGAMTGVAPGAKIVSVRVCLFVGGCTSSALIEGMIYAAKQANVDVINMSIGGLPSLNDGNNTRALLYNRLIDQYDVQMFLSAGNSGPGLNTVGDPAVAERALAIGSYVTDATLRSNYGTTSPYAESLHYYSSRGPREDGGFKPSVVAPGSAISSVPTWQPGGPLGGTYDLPPGYAMFNGTSMAAPQAAGAGALLVGAAKAQGFQRKPAQLRQALMSSARFIDNTGAFEQGAGLINVPAAYELLRKNIKTVDITASVPVNTVLAGFLAKPGLGTGIYDREGVTVGKAYTRTYTFTRTSGGSKAISYALSWVGNDGTFATDASVALPLNKPVTVTVRIDPAGPGAHSAVLRLDDPATTGVDLQTLNTVIAPYTFVPDANYQVQIQDKVGRNQSLHYFFTVPANTPALKVDFTGPNGTPGTGQARFLRFHPYGVAIDNNASTSCYSPAAGACATGSPTSRTTSNPLPGVWEVTVDGRRTSDALWTPFTLTASVLGATVSPNPDVIESATVGTPVSREYSLTSTLGAFTGRAVGGGSLGSARQSVPSIAAHAVQEYDVTVTPGSTSLRATIGGTSDPGADLDLFVLDCTSGTCVAAGQSADGDSEESVTIGSPKPGAWKVRVDGYSVPTGTTTYNYIDVFTNAAFGSVAVTDTNAPRPTGTTWTVPGAVTVKAAPGEGRVLYGTVQARTDGNILIGSGDVIVKNVG, encoded by the coding sequence GTGAGCAAACCCCGCATCGGGCGCGCCCGGAAACCGGTCGCGCTCGTGGCGTCGGCGGTCACCGCCGGCGCACTCACCCTGGCGTTCGCCGGTAACCCCGCGAACGCCGAGCCCGCCCCCACCGACGTACCGAAGAGCAGCAGCGTCGGGTGGACCCCCACCGACGCCGAGCGGCTCGCCGAGGCCCGGGCCAACGGCGACGAGACGGTCACCCTGCTGGTCGGTGCCGTCTCCGGCCAGGCCGGCACGGCCGCCAGCGGGCTGACCGCCCTCGGCGCCACGGTCGTCTACCAGGACAACGACCTCGGCTACCTGCGCGCGAAGGTCCCCACCGACCGGGTCGAGCGGGTCACCGGCCTCAGCGGCGTGCAGACCGTCGAGATCGACGCGGCGGTGCCGGTGCCGGACCCGGAGCCGGAGGGCACCCAGCCGGTCGCCCCGCAGCCCGCCCCGGGCGCCGGGACCCCGAAGGCCAACCCGTACATGCCGATCGAGGACATGGGCGCGGCGACCTTCACCGCCGACCACCCCACCCTCGACGGGCGTGGGGTCACCGTCGGCATCCTGGACACCGGCGTCGACCTGTCGCACCCGGCGTTGCAGAAGACCACCACCGGCGAGCGCAAGATCACCGACTGGGTGACCTACACCCACCCCACCGACGACGCCGACCCGACGTGGATCAGCATGACCACGTCCGTCGCGGGACCGACGTTCACCCAGGGCGGCCGGAGCTGGACCGCCCCCGGGAACACGTCGTACCGCTTCGGCGTCTTCAACGAGCGTGACGTCAACCTCGGCGGCGAGGTCGGCAACGACGTCAACCGGGACGGCAACCCGGCCGGCAGCAGCGGCCTGTTCGGCGTGCTGTGGGACGGCGGCAGCAACGTCTGGGTCGACGCCGACCAGGACGGCTCCTTCGCCGACGAGAAGGCGATGACGGACTACAAGGTCCGCAACGACGTCGGCACCTTCGGCACCGACGACCCGGCGACGGCGATCAACGAGTCGATGCCCTTCGTGGTCCAGGTCGACGGCAAGAACAAGTTCGTCAACATCGGCATCGTCTCCGGCGCCCACGGCTCGCACGTCGCCGGCATCACCGCCGCGAACGGGCTGTTCGGCGGCGCGATGACCGGTGTCGCCCCCGGCGCCAAGATCGTTTCGGTCCGGGTCTGCCTCTTCGTCGGCGGCTGCACCTCCAGCGCGCTGATCGAGGGCATGATCTACGCCGCCAAGCAGGCGAACGTCGACGTGATCAACATGTCGATCGGCGGCCTGCCGTCGCTCAACGACGGCAACAACACCCGGGCGTTGCTCTACAACCGCCTCATCGACCAGTACGACGTGCAGATGTTCCTCTCGGCCGGCAACAGCGGCCCGGGCCTGAACACCGTCGGGGACCCGGCCGTGGCCGAGCGGGCCCTCGCGATCGGCTCGTACGTCACCGACGCCACCCTGCGGTCGAACTACGGCACCACCTCGCCGTACGCGGAGAGCCTGCACTACTACAGCTCCCGCGGCCCGCGTGAGGACGGCGGCTTCAAGCCGAGCGTCGTCGCCCCGGGTTCGGCGATCTCCTCGGTGCCCACCTGGCAGCCGGGCGGGCCGCTCGGCGGCACGTACGACCTGCCGCCGGGTTACGCGATGTTCAACGGCACCTCGATGGCCGCCCCGCAGGCGGCGGGCGCGGGCGCGCTGCTGGTCGGCGCCGCCAAGGCGCAGGGCTTCCAGCGCAAGCCGGCCCAGCTCCGGCAGGCCCTGATGTCCTCGGCCCGGTTCATCGACAACACCGGCGCGTTCGAGCAGGGCGCCGGCCTGATCAACGTCCCGGCCGCGTACGAGCTGCTGCGCAAGAACATCAAGACCGTGGACATCACCGCCTCCGTGCCGGTCAACACCGTGCTCGCCGGCTTCCTGGCCAAGCCGGGCCTCGGCACCGGCATCTACGACCGGGAGGGCGTCACCGTCGGCAAGGCGTACACCCGGACGTACACCTTCACCCGCACCAGCGGCGGCTCGAAGGCGATCAGCTACGCCCTGTCCTGGGTGGGCAACGACGGCACCTTCGCGACCGACGCGTCGGTGGCGCTGCCGCTGAACAAGCCGGTTACCGTGACCGTGCGGATCGACCCGGCCGGCCCGGGGGCGCACTCGGCGGTCCTGCGCCTGGACGACCCGGCCACCACCGGCGTCGACCTGCAGACCCTGAACACGGTGATCGCGCCGTACACCTTCGTGCCGGACGCGAACTACCAGGTCCAGATCCAGGACAAGGTGGGGCGCAACCAGTCCCTGCACTACTTCTTCACGGTGCCGGCGAACACCCCGGCGCTGAAGGTCGACTTCACCGGCCCGAACGGCACCCCGGGCACGGGCCAGGCGCGCTTCCTGCGCTTCCACCCGTACGGTGTGGCGATCGACAACAACGCGTCGACCTCCTGCTACTCCCCGGCGGCGGGCGCCTGCGCCACCGGCTCGCCGACCAGCCGCACCACCTCCAACCCGCTTCCGGGCGTGTGGGAGGTCACCGTGGACGGTCGACGTACCTCCGACGCGCTGTGGACCCCGTTCACCCTCACCGCCTCGGTGCTGGGCGCCACGGTCAGCCCGAACCCGGACGTGATCGAGTCGGCCACGGTCGGCACCCCGGTGTCCCGGGAGTACTCGCTGACCAGCACCCTCGGCGCGTTCACCGGCCGGGCGGTCGGCGGCGGCTCGCTGGGCAGCGCCCGGCAGTCCGTCCCCTCCATCGCCGCGCACGCGGTGCAGGAGTACGACGTGACCGTCACCCCCGGTTCGACCTCGCTGCGGGCCACCATCGGCGGCACCTCCGACCCGGGCGCCGACCTCGACCTGTTCGTGCTGGACTGCACGTCCGGGACCTGCGTCGCGGCCGGTCAGAGCGCCGACGGTGACTCGGAGGAGTCGGTGACCATCGGCAGCCCGAAGCCGGGCGCCTGGAAGGTCCGGGTGGACGGGTACTCGGTGCCCACCGGCACGACCACCTACAACTACATCGACGTCTTCACCAACGCCGCCTTCGGGTCGGTCGCGGTGACCGACACCAACGCGCCGCGCCCGACGGGTACGACGTGGACGGTGCCGGGTGCGGTGACCGTGAAGGCGGCGCCCGGCGAGGGTCGGGTGCTCTACGGCACCGTGCAGGCGCGTACCGACGGCAACATCCTCATCGGCAGCGGCGACGTGATCGTCAAGAACGTCGGCTGA
- a CDS encoding 4-hydroxy-3-methylbut-2-enyl diphosphate reductase, producing the protein MTEAQVTPNGKRVLLAKPRGYCAGVDRAVQTVEEALKLYGAPIYVRKQIVHNKHVVRTLEAQGAIFVEENEEVPEGATVIFSAHGVAPEVYEQAKARSLKAIDATCPLVTKVHQEAKRFAAEDYDILLIGHEGHEEVIGTAGEAPAHIQLVDGPDDADKITVRDPNKVVWLSQTTLSVDETLETVARLKQRLPLLQSPPSDDICYATSNRQHVVKEIAPDCDVVIVVGSRNSSNSVRLVEVALDAGARAGHLVDFAHEIDDAWLTGARTVGVTSGASVPDELVQQVLAHLAERGFTDVEEITTANERLTFSLPQELKRDMKAAAAARR; encoded by the coding sequence GTGACTGAGGCTCAGGTGACTCCGAACGGTAAGCGGGTGCTGCTGGCCAAGCCGCGGGGGTATTGCGCGGGGGTGGACCGGGCGGTGCAGACCGTCGAGGAGGCGCTCAAGCTCTACGGCGCCCCGATCTACGTCCGCAAGCAGATCGTGCACAACAAGCACGTGGTGCGGACCCTGGAGGCCCAGGGCGCGATCTTCGTGGAGGAGAACGAGGAGGTGCCCGAGGGCGCCACCGTCATCTTCTCCGCGCACGGCGTCGCCCCCGAGGTGTACGAGCAGGCGAAGGCCCGGTCGCTGAAGGCCATCGACGCCACCTGCCCGCTGGTGACCAAGGTCCACCAGGAGGCCAAGCGGTTCGCCGCCGAGGACTACGACATCCTGCTCATCGGTCACGAGGGGCACGAGGAGGTCATCGGCACCGCCGGTGAGGCTCCCGCGCACATCCAGCTGGTCGACGGCCCGGACGACGCCGACAAGATCACCGTCCGGGACCCGAACAAGGTCGTCTGGCTCTCCCAGACCACCCTGTCGGTGGACGAGACGCTGGAGACCGTGGCCCGGCTCAAGCAGCGCCTGCCGCTGCTCCAGTCGCCGCCCAGCGACGACATCTGCTACGCCACCTCCAACCGGCAGCACGTGGTCAAGGAGATCGCCCCCGACTGCGATGTGGTGATCGTCGTCGGCTCGCGGAACTCCTCCAACTCGGTCCGGCTGGTCGAGGTCGCCCTGGACGCCGGCGCCCGCGCCGGGCACCTGGTCGACTTCGCCCACGAGATCGACGACGCCTGGCTGACCGGCGCCCGCACGGTCGGCGTCACCTCCGGCGCGAGCGTCCCGGACGAGCTGGTGCAGCAGGTGCTCGCGCACCTGGCCGAGCGGGGCTTCACCGACGTCGAGGAGATCACCACCGCCAACGAGCGGCTGACCTTCTCGCTGCCGCAGGAGCTCAAGCGGGACATGAAGGCCGCCGCGGCGGCCCGGCGCTGA
- a CDS encoding S8 family serine peptidase: MSQPRNRSRRIPAALLASVVAAGAMTVAGGPATAAAAPATGAPDAPPQSAAEALGAHDAKLLDQAEAKHAPTVTLIIATEKGRAGTVAKALTDLGASVSQRYDQVGYVLAKVPTAKALRAATLPGVSAVDLDETIKLPDPTPEAARRGTTAAAQGATLAGPGADTGAVNPYMPTNETGAESFKAAHPAWDGRGVTIGIMDSGVDLDQPALQRTTTGERKIVDWVTATDPLEDATWRPMVTAVSGPTFTTGTAATGITTWTAPAGSYRFNLFRESITAASDPAGDVNRDGDTTDAWGILYDPATGDIRVDVNQNNDFTDDELMRPYKEKFQVGHFGTDNPATAVRDQMPFVVEYRRNVDVTPGDGAPGPYYDYVNIGIVEATHGTHVAGITAANDMLGNAAFDGAAPGAKLVSARACSWGGGCTAAALTTGMVDLVVNRKVDVVNMSIGGLPALNDGANARADLYNELINTYGVQMFISAGNSGPGLNTVGDPSVATDVVSVAASISKATWLANYGSVVRKENALFNFSSRGPREDGGFKPNIAAPGSAISTAPTWQPGVPVAEAGYPLPPGYQMLNGTSMAAPQAAGAAALLLSAAKATDRGVTPAALRRAVYSSAKPIKDVPTYAQGYGLLNVPAAWKLLAKGPSTRSYTADAPVCTVLSDQLTKRNPDSGAYEPNPGRGTGVYNRCGAAQGGHQVGQSRTYAVKLTRTSGPAGSIRHELALRGNDGTFTAPKSVRLPLNRTVTVKVTARPRTAGAHGAILTVDDRATVGIDFEVSTVVVAAADVRKPDYSWSAEGSVDRNSFTSYFVNVPAGAGALQVNLAGIATGSQTRFIAFNPYGVPVESTSSLQCYTNFSDAAACKPQERDYQNPIPGVWEIEVESRRTSPALNNPFQLRARVQGVKVEPAVIELPAVRAGEPTAASWTVTNTFGPVSVTGQGGPLSSVHAERPSITQGTTKEFLVDVPAGATAFNARIGNTSDLGADLDLFVYSTVDGKQVEVGRSADGDSEEAVTVKDPKPGTYRVVVDGYAVATGGTAYDYRDSFSAPSLGTLSAPATPLFLANGATATLTGTVTALATPAAGRELYGELAVTTTEGAVVGRGAVDVGAVN, from the coding sequence GTGAGCCAACCCCGAAACCGGAGCCGGCGGATTCCCGCCGCGCTTCTCGCCTCGGTCGTGGCAGCGGGTGCCATGACCGTGGCCGGCGGCCCCGCAACGGCCGCCGCCGCACCCGCCACCGGAGCGCCCGACGCCCCGCCGCAGTCCGCGGCGGAGGCGCTCGGCGCGCACGACGCCAAGCTCCTCGACCAGGCCGAGGCGAAGCACGCCCCGACCGTCACGCTCATCATCGCCACCGAGAAGGGCCGGGCCGGCACGGTCGCCAAGGCCCTCACCGACCTCGGCGCCTCGGTCAGCCAGCGCTACGACCAGGTCGGCTACGTGCTGGCCAAGGTCCCCACCGCCAAGGCGCTAAGGGCGGCGACCCTGCCCGGGGTGTCCGCCGTCGACCTGGACGAGACCATCAAGCTGCCCGACCCGACGCCGGAGGCCGCGCGGCGCGGTACGACGGCCGCCGCGCAGGGCGCCACCCTGGCCGGTCCGGGCGCGGACACCGGCGCGGTCAACCCGTACATGCCGACCAACGAGACCGGCGCGGAGTCGTTCAAGGCGGCCCACCCGGCGTGGGACGGCCGGGGCGTCACCATCGGCATCATGGACTCCGGGGTGGACCTGGACCAGCCGGCCCTGCAGCGGACGACCACCGGCGAGCGCAAGATCGTCGACTGGGTCACCGCGACCGACCCGCTGGAGGACGCCACCTGGCGGCCGATGGTCACCGCGGTCAGCGGTCCGACCTTCACCACCGGGACCGCGGCCACCGGGATCACCACCTGGACGGCACCGGCCGGCAGCTACCGGTTCAACCTGTTCCGGGAGAGCATCACCGCGGCCAGCGACCCGGCGGGCGACGTCAACCGGGACGGCGACACCACCGACGCGTGGGGCATCCTCTACGACCCGGCGACCGGTGACATCCGGGTGGACGTCAACCAGAACAACGACTTCACCGACGACGAGCTGATGCGGCCGTACAAGGAGAAGTTCCAGGTCGGGCACTTCGGCACCGACAACCCGGCCACCGCGGTGCGGGACCAGATGCCGTTCGTGGTGGAGTACCGCCGCAACGTCGACGTCACCCCGGGCGACGGCGCGCCGGGCCCGTACTACGACTACGTCAACATCGGCATCGTCGAGGCGACCCACGGCACGCACGTCGCCGGCATCACCGCCGCCAACGACATGCTCGGCAACGCCGCGTTCGACGGCGCCGCGCCGGGCGCCAAGCTGGTCTCCGCCCGGGCCTGCTCCTGGGGTGGCGGCTGCACCGCCGCGGCGCTCACCACCGGCATGGTCGACCTGGTGGTCAACCGCAAGGTCGACGTGGTGAACATGTCGATCGGCGGCCTGCCGGCCCTCAACGACGGCGCCAACGCCCGCGCCGACCTCTACAACGAGCTGATCAACACGTACGGCGTGCAGATGTTCATCTCGGCCGGCAACTCCGGCCCGGGCCTGAACACCGTCGGCGACCCGTCGGTCGCCACCGACGTGGTCAGCGTCGCGGCGAGCATCAGCAAGGCCACCTGGCTGGCGAACTACGGTTCGGTGGTCCGCAAGGAGAACGCGCTGTTCAACTTCTCCTCCCGGGGCCCGCGCGAGGACGGCGGCTTCAAGCCGAACATCGCCGCCCCCGGCTCGGCCATCTCCACCGCGCCGACCTGGCAGCCGGGCGTCCCGGTCGCCGAGGCCGGCTACCCGCTGCCGCCGGGCTACCAGATGCTCAACGGCACGTCGATGGCCGCCCCGCAGGCCGCCGGCGCCGCCGCGCTGCTGCTCTCGGCCGCCAAGGCGACCGACCGGGGGGTCACCCCGGCCGCGCTGCGCCGGGCCGTCTACAGCTCGGCCAAGCCGATCAAGGACGTTCCGACGTACGCCCAGGGCTACGGCCTGCTCAACGTGCCGGCCGCCTGGAAGCTGCTGGCCAAGGGCCCGTCGACCCGGTCGTACACGGCCGACGCGCCGGTCTGCACCGTGCTGTCGGACCAGCTCACCAAGCGAAACCCGGACTCCGGCGCGTACGAGCCGAACCCGGGTCGCGGCACCGGCGTCTACAACCGCTGCGGCGCCGCCCAGGGCGGGCACCAGGTCGGCCAGTCCCGCACGTACGCGGTCAAGCTGACCCGGACCAGCGGGCCGGCCGGCAGCATCAGGCACGAGCTGGCGCTGCGCGGCAACGACGGCACCTTCACCGCGCCGAAGAGCGTCCGGCTGCCGCTGAACCGCACCGTCACGGTGAAGGTCACCGCGAGGCCGCGTACCGCGGGGGCGCACGGCGCGATCCTGACCGTGGACGACCGGGCCACCGTCGGGATCGACTTCGAGGTGTCCACGGTGGTGGTCGCCGCCGCCGACGTGCGCAAGCCGGACTACTCCTGGTCGGCCGAGGGCTCGGTGGACCGGAACAGCTTCACGTCCTACTTCGTCAACGTGCCGGCGGGCGCGGGCGCGCTCCAGGTGAACCTCGCCGGGATCGCCACCGGCTCGCAGACCCGGTTCATCGCGTTCAACCCGTACGGCGTGCCGGTGGAGAGCACCTCCAGCCTGCAGTGCTACACCAACTTCTCCGACGCCGCCGCCTGCAAGCCGCAGGAGCGGGACTACCAGAACCCGATCCCCGGGGTCTGGGAGATCGAGGTCGAGTCCCGGCGTACCTCGCCGGCGCTGAACAACCCGTTCCAGCTGCGGGCGCGGGTGCAGGGCGTCAAGGTGGAACCGGCCGTGATCGAGCTGCCGGCGGTCAGGGCCGGTGAGCCGACGGCGGCCAGCTGGACCGTCACCAACACCTTCGGTCCGGTCTCGGTGACCGGCCAGGGTGGCCCGCTGTCCAGCGTGCACGCCGAGCGGCCTTCCATCACCCAGGGCACCACCAAGGAGTTCCTGGTGGACGTCCCGGCCGGCGCCACCGCGTTCAACGCCCGGATCGGCAACACCAGCGACCTCGGCGCCGATCTGGACCTCTTCGTCTACAGCACGGTCGACGGCAAGCAGGTCGAGGTGGGTCGCTCCGCCGACGGTGACTCGGAGGAGGCGGTGACCGTCAAGGACCCGAAGCCCGGCACCTACCGGGTCGTGGTCGACGGTTACGCGGTCGCCACGGGTGGCACCGCCTACGACTACCGGGACTCCTTCTCGGCCCCGTCGCTGGGCACGCTGTCCGCCCCGGCCACGCCGCTCTTCCTGGCCAACGGCGCCACCGCCACGCTCACCGGCACGGTGACCGCCCTGGCCACCCCGGCCGCGGGCCGGGAGCTCTACGGCGAGCTGGCCGTGACCACCACCGAGGGCGCGGTCGTCGGCCGCGGCGCGGTGGACGTCGGCGCGGTGAACTGA